One stretch of Carcharodon carcharias isolate sCarCar2 chromosome 20, sCarCar2.pri, whole genome shotgun sequence DNA includes these proteins:
- the LOC121292327 gene encoding histone H2B type 1-M-like: MLIKLNLHFNNDWMPFGSLSVPVGESITVTMADEKKAPISSKGAKKAQKRAPLKDSKKRKRSRKDCYSIYIYKVTKQVHPDASISSKAMRIMNSFVNDIFECIAGKASRLAHYNKHSTISSQEIQIAMCLLLPGELAKHAMSEGTKAVIKYTSSK, encoded by the coding sequence ATGCTGATCAAGCTCAATTTGCACTTCaataatgactggatgccctttggctcgTTATCAGTGCCAGTTGGAGAAAGCATTACTGTAACCATGGCTGATGAGAAGAAAGCACCAATTTCCAGTAAGGGTGCGAAGAAAGCCCAGAAGAGGGCGCCACTGAAAGACAGCAAGAAGAGGAAGAGATCCAGGAAAGACTGTTactccatctacatctacaaagtGACGAAGCAGGTTCACCCAGACGccagcatctcctccaaggccatgagaATCATGAACTCGTTCGTCAACGATATTTTCGAATGTATCGCGGGCAAGGCTTCCcgcctggcccattacaacaagcaCAGCACCATCAGCTCCCAAGAAATCCAGATCgccatgtgcctgctgctgcccggggaactggccaagcatGCCATGTCGGAGGGCACAAAGGCGGTGATCAAGTATACCAGTTCCAAGTGA